In Chrysiogenia bacterium, a single window of DNA contains:
- a CDS encoding DNA repair protein RadA, translated as VVTCALEGTRPLLAEVQALVADSRLGNPRRTSLGVDNQRTQLLAAVLEKRGGIHLADQDVFVNAAGGVSLTEPAADLAILTSIASSSMGRPVDPKAITFGEVGLAGEVRAVSQADARIAEGVRMGFTRFWIPQGNLTRMGRGQIPKGAEVEGIRNIEQLLDRLV; from the coding sequence GTGGTTACCTGCGCGCTGGAGGGCACCCGCCCGTTGCTTGCCGAAGTGCAGGCGCTCGTCGCCGACTCGCGCCTCGGCAACCCGCGGCGGACCTCGCTGGGCGTGGACAACCAGCGAACGCAGCTTCTGGCTGCCGTTCTGGAAAAGCGGGGCGGGATTCACCTGGCCGACCAGGATGTTTTTGTGAACGCTGCCGGCGGTGTCTCGCTCACCGAGCCCGCGGCCGACCTGGCGATCCTGACGAGCATCGCGTCCTCGTCCATGGGGCGCCCGGTCGATCCCAAGGCGATTACCTTCGGCGAGGTCGGCCTTGCCGGAGAAGTCCGCGCGGTATCCCAAGCGGACGCGCGCATTGCCGAGGGCGTGCGCATGGGCTTCACGCGCTTCTGGATCCCGCAGGGAAATCTCACGCGCATGGGGCGAGGCCAGATCCCCAAGGGCGCCGAAGTTGAAGGTATCCGCAACATTGAACAACTGCTGGATCGGCTGGTGTAA